From one Solanum stenotomum isolate F172 chromosome 12, ASM1918654v1, whole genome shotgun sequence genomic stretch:
- the LOC125846459 gene encoding uncharacterized protein LOC125846459: protein MQHPPLFPFPVPSPENSRRNCVIAFTTPQNYAPRLSELIHLKGWTPLWCPTVIVESTQQTISSIHHYLNPQAGIDEPNSFLEEFSALAFTSRTGITAFSQALSINPTPPLTPNGEILTIAALGNDAELLDREFIRKMCENPERIRVLVPSIATPSGLVDALGLGQGRKVLCPVPLVIGLNEPPVVPKFLEDLSKRGWIPVRLDAYETRWAGAKCAEDVVIKSEEECGFDAIVFTSTGEVEGLLKSLEEFGLDWSMVRRRCPRMVAAAHGPVTAAGAESLGVGIDVVSSNFGSFNGVVDALAHKWKSLENQES, encoded by the coding sequence ATGCAGCATCCTCCGCTATTTCCTTTTCCAGTTCCCAGCCCTGAAAACAGTAGAAGAAATTGTGTCATAGCTTTCACCACTCCACAAAACTACGCACCAAGATTGTCTGAACTTATACATCTCAAAGGATGGACACCCCTTTGGTGTCCTACCGTCATTGTTGAATCTACTCAACAAACAATCTCTTCCATTCATCACTACCTCAATCCACAAGCTGGTATCGATGAACCCAATtcgtttcttgaagaattttcaGCTCTAGCATTCACTTCAAGAACTGGGATTACTGCTTTTTCACAAGCTTTATCTATTAACCCCACACCCCCATTAACCCCAAATGGAGAAATTCTCACAATTGCTGCTTTGGGTAATGATGCTGAGCTTCTGGATCGAGAATTCATTCGAAAAATGTGTGAAAACCCTGAAAGAATTCGAGTTTTGGTTCCTTCAATTGCAACCCCATCTGGGTTAGTGGACGCATTAGGATTAGGCCAAGGAAGAAAAGTGTTATGCCCAGTTCCGTTAGTGATTGGGTTGAATGAACCACCTGTTGTGCCGAAATTCCTTGAGGATTTATCGAAAAGGGGATGGATTCCAGTGAGATTAGACGCGTATGAGACGCGATGGGCAGGGGCGAAATGCGCGGAGGATGTGGTGATAAAGAGTGAAGAGGAGTGTGGATTTGATGCAATTGTGTTTACTAGTACTGGAGAAGTGGAGGGTTTGTTGAAGAGTTTGGAGGAATTTGGATTGGATTGGTCAATGGTGAGGAGGAGATGTCCAAGAATGGTGGCAGCAGCTCATGGCCCTGTTACAGCTGCTGGTGCTGAGAGTTTGGGTGTTGGCATTGATGTGGTAAGTTCCAATTTTGGTAGCTTTAATGGTGTTGTTGATGCACTAGCTCATAAATGGAAATCATTGGAAAATCAAGAATCTTGA
- the LOC125846442 gene encoding kinesin-like protein KIN-14E encodes MTSDMPPVSMRSSRSSFGSSNGYETPSHYSFPTSNGDDYDSDGSNFAPPTPNTLSSVLSPELAGAIPYIDRFQVEGFLKAMQKQIHSASKRGFFLKKSVGPQVREKFTFEDMLCFQREPIPTSILKLNGDLISRAVKLFQSILKYMGIDSYDRVAPISLDERIELVGKLFKQALKRSELRDEMFAQISKQTRNNPERHSLIKTWELMYLCASCMPPSKEIGGYLSEYIHTVAHGTNTDSEVQVFAINTLNALKRSIKAGPRHTIPGREEIEAHLTGKKLTTIVFFLDETFEEITYDMATTVADAIEEVAGIIKLSAHASFSLFECRKVVTGSKSPDIGNEEYIGLDENKYIGDLLADFKASKDRSKGEILHCKLIFKKKLFRESDEAVTEPMFVQLSYVQLQHDYIMGNYPVGKEDAAQMSALQILVDIGYVDGPESCTDWTSLLERFLPRQIAMTRAKREWELDILSRYKVMENLTKDDAKQQFLRILRTLPYGNSVFFAVRKIDDPIGLLPGKIVLGINKRGVHFFRPVPKEYLHSAELRDIMQFGSSNTAVFFKMRVAGVLHIFQFETKQGEEICVALQTHINDVMLRRYSKARSSANGSVNGDVPNNPKTANTDINERRIQDLSRALEESQKKVNDLVEDLHERQKQESEMQEELDGLKDNLSSEKQNLAAAAYDCDKFRSLCDEKDAELQAALTEKRNLEMRLSKLSSQGLEKNITKELVEANNQVLQKIQEELKARTMDLRTAEETKRRLLSEKASLEEKVIGLEKKKSNEMENLQKDFEKECKGLRLRVSELQRKLEEAKHDLIGAQSGLEAKDKELEMLQNNLKELEELREMKEDIDRKNAQTAAILKMQGAQLAEMEALYREEQVLRKKYFNIIEDMKGKIRVYCRLRPLCEKEIIAKERNAIRSVDEFTVEHLWKDDKAKQHMYDRVFDGNATQDDVFEDTKYLVQSAVDGYNVCIFAYGQTGSGKTFTIYGADSNPGLTPRAMSELFRIMKKDSNKFSFSLKAYMVELYQDTLVDLLLPKQAKRLKLDIKKDSKGMVSVENVTVVSISTYEELKTIIQRGSEQRHTTGTLMNEQSSRSHLIVSVIIESTNLQTQAIARGKLSFVDLAGSERVKKSGSAGNQLKEAQSINKSLSALGDVISALSSGNQHIPYRNHKLTMLMSDSLGGNAKTLMFVNISPAESNLDETHNSLTYASRVRSIVNDPSKNVSSKEVARLKKLVSYWKEQAGRKGDDEELEEIQDERPTKDKTDGRYSM; translated from the exons ATGACTTCTGATATGCCACCAGTTAGTATGAGGTCAAGCAGGTCATCTTTTGGCTCAAGCAATGGATATGAAACACCTTCACACTATTCCTTTCCAACCTCAAATGGGGATGATTATGATAGTGATGGTTCCAATTTCGCTCCACC CACTCCAAATACCCTCTCATCAGTCCTGTCACCCGAACTTGCTGGTGCAATACCTTATATTGACAGATTCCAG GTTGAGGGCTTTTTGAAGGCTATGCAAAAACAGATTCACTCTGCTAGCAAACGTGGGTTCTTCCTGAAAAAATCTGTTGGGCCCCAAGTTCGAGAAAAGTTTACATTTGAGGATATGCTGTGTTTTCAAAGG GAACCCATTCCAACATCAATTTTGAAACTAAATGGTGATCTCATTAGCAGGGCAGTTAAGTTATTTCAGTCTATTCTGAAGTATATGGGTATTGATTCCTATGATAGAGTGGCTCCAATCAGCTTGGATGAACGGATTGAGCTTGTTGGCAAGCTATTTAAGCAGGCCCTGAAGCGATCTGAGCTTCGGGATGAAATGTTTGcacaaatttcaaaacaaaCTAGGAATAATCCAGAGAG GCATTCTTTGATTAAAACATGGGAGCTAATGTACTTGTGTGCATCTTGCATGCCTCCAAGCAAGGAAATTGGTGGATACTTGTCAGAATATATTCACACTGTAGCACATGGGACTAATACTGATTCCGAGGTTCAAGTTTTTGCTATAAATACTCTAAATGCACTGAAACGTTCGATTAAGGCTGGACCTAGGCACACGATACCTGGTCGTGAGGAGATTGAAGCTCATTTAACTGGTAAAAAGCTTACTACAATAGTGTTTTTCTTGGATGAAACTTTCGAGGAAATTACATATGACATGGCAACCACTGTTGCTGATGCTATTGAG GAGGTTGCAGGGATAATCAAATTGTCTGCTCATGCTAGCTTCAGTTTGTTCGAGTGCCGTAAGGTTGTTACTGGATCTAAATCTCCAGACATTGGAAATG AGGAGTATATTGGTTTGGATGAAAATAAGTATATTGGAGATCTTCTGGCGGACTTTAAGGCATCGAAAGATAGAAGTAAAGGAGAGATTTTGCATTGTAAAttgattttcaagaaaaagttgTTTCGGGAGTCAGATGAAGCTGTTACAGAGCCAATGTTCGTGCAATTATCGTATGTTCAA TTACAACATGATTACATAATGGGCAATTATCCTGTTGGCAAGGAAGATGCTGCACAGATGTCTGCTTTGCAGATCCTGGTTGACATTGGATATGTGGATGGCCCCGAATCTTGCAC TGACTGGACATCACTGCTGGAGCGATTTTTACCCAGACAAATTGCAATGACACGGGCAAAGAGGGAATGGGAATTGGACATCCTTTCTCGTTACAAAGTGATG gAAAATCTGACAAAAGATGATGCCAAACAACAATTTTTGCGGATCCTGAGGACACTTCCTTATGGGAATTCAGTTTTCTTTGCTGTTCGGAAGATTGATGATCCAATTGGACTTTTACCTGGGAAAATTGTATTGGGCATTAATAAGCGTGGG GTTCATTTTTTCCGTCCAGTTCCAAAGGAATATTTGCATTCAGCTGAGCTTAGGGACATAATGCAATTTGGTAGCAGCAACACTGCTGTGTTCTTTAAGATGAGAGTTGCTGGTGTCTTGCATATATTTCAGTTTGAAACGAAACAG GGAGAAGAAATTTGTGTTGCTCTGCAAACACATATTAATGATGTGATGTTACGCCGTTACTCTAAAGCCCGCTCTTCGGCTAATGGTTCTGTTAATGGAGATGTTCCAAATAATCCCAAAACTGCAAACACTGATATTAATGAAAGACGCATTCAGGATTTGTCTAGAGCCCTTGAAGAATCTCAGAAGAAAGTCAATGAT TTGGTGGAAGATTTACATGAAAGGCAAAAACAAGAATCAGAGATGCAAGAAGAATTGGACGGCTTAAAAGATAACTTGAGTTCCGAGAAGCAAAATTTAGCAGCGGCTGCTTATGATTGTGATAAATTCAGATCTTTATGCGATGAAAAAGATGCAGAGCTTCAG GCTGCCCTAACGGAGAAGCGAAACTTGGAAATGCGTCTTTCAAAGTTAAGTTCTCAAGGATTGGAGAAAAATATTACGAAAGAGTTGGTTGAAGCAAATAACCAG GTCTTACAGAAGATCCAAGAAGAGTTGAAAGCTCGTACTATGGATTTGCGTACTGCAGAAGAAACAAAGAGGAGGCTTTTGAGTGAAAAAGCATCACTTGAGGAAAAAGTCATAGGACtagagaagaagaaatcaaatgAG ATGGAAAACCTTCAgaaagattttgaaaaagaatgcAAGGGGCTGAGGCTCCGAGTCTCTGAACTTCAAAGGAAACTAGAAGAGGCCAAACACGACTTGATTGGTGCACAGTCTGGTCTTGAAGCTAAAGACAAGGAACTAGAAATGCTACAGAATAATTTAAAGGAGCTTGAGGAGCTGAGAGAAATGAAAGAG GATATTGATCGAAAAAATGCACAAACTGCTGCCATCTTGAAAATGCAAGGGGCTCAATTGGCAGAAATGGAAGCACTTTACCGGGAGGAACAAGTTCTGAGGAAAAAGTATTTCAACATAATAGAAG ATATGAAAGGCAAGATCAGAGTCTACTGTAGATTAAGACCACTTTGTGAAAAGGAAATTATAGCAAAGGAAAGAAATGCCATCAGAAGTGTTGATGAGTTTACCGTTGAACATTTATGGAAAGATGATAAAGCAAAACAGCACATGTATGACCGTGTCTTTGATGGAAATGCCACCCAAGATGATGTGTTCGAAGATACTAAG TATTTGGTGCAATCAGCTGTTGATGGATATAATGTTTGCATATTTGCATATGGACAAACTGGATCTGGCAAGACATTCACAATCTATGGAGCTGATAGTAATCCAGGACTGACACCAAGAGCTATGTCCGAACTCTTTAGAATTATGAAAAAAGACAGTAATAAGTTCTCTTTCTCTTTAAAG GCGTACATGGTAGAGTTGTATCAGGATACGTTGGTAGATCTTTTATTGCCAAAGCAAGCAAAGCGCTTGAAATTGGATATAAAAAAGGATTCAAAG GGTATGGTTTCTGTGGAGAATGTGACAGTGGTGTCTATTTCAACGTATGAGGAGCTTAAGACAATAATCCAAAGAGGATCTGAACAGCGTCATACGACTGGAACCTTGATGAATGAGCAGAGTTCAAGATCTCATCTTATTGTTTCAGTTATTATCGAGAGTACCAATCTTCAAACTCAGGCAATTGCCAGAGGGAAG CTGAGTTTTGTGGATCTTGCTGGCTCAGAAAGAGTTAAAAAGTCAGGCTCAGCTGGCAATCAATTAAAAGAAGCTCAAAGCATTAACAAGTCCCTATCAGCACTTGGTGATGTTATAAGTGCATTATCTTCAGGAAATCAACACATTCCTTATCGAAATCACAAGCTAACCATGTTGATGAGTGACTCGTTAGGTGGAAATGCAAAAACCCTGATGTTTGTAAACATCTCTCCAGCAGAATCAAACTTGGATGAGACTCACAATTCCTTGAC GTATGCATCAAGAGTTCGTTCTATTGTAAATGATCCCAGCAAAAATGTTTCCTCTAAGGAAGTCGCTCGTTTAAAGAAGCTAGTTTCATATTGGAAGGAACAAGCTGGTAGAAAAGGAGATGATGAGGAATTGGAGGAAATCCAAGATGAACGACCAACTAAAGACAAGACTGATGGTCGTTATTCCATGTAA
- the LOC125846461 gene encoding 2-oxoglutarate-dependent dioxygenase DAO-like, with product METENSVPVIDLQDFPRQSSMLIWACEEWGCFRILNHDNILPVSLMAEMKEVVRTLFNLPTEIKKRNKDVIAGSGYMAPSEKNPLYEALGLYDMSCPEDVDEFCTQLDASPHQRETIKKYAAAINGLMMDILRKMSEGLGLPNVSFEDWPCQFRINKYHFTPEAVGSSGVQIHTDSGFLTILQDDESVGGLEVMKKSGEFVAVDPWPNTLLVNLGDIGTVWSNGRLHTVKHRVICKEAKLRVSIASFLLGPRDTAVEPPPELVDAEHPRIYAPFTFTDYRKLRLSTKLQAGETLDLMRTNL from the exons atggaGACTGAAAATTCAGTGCCAGTAATTGATTTACAGGATTTTCCAAGGCAATCATCCATGTTGATTTGGGCTTGTGAAGAATGGGGTTGTTTCAGAATTTTGAACCATGATAACATTCTTCCAGTTTCACTCATGGCAGAGATGAAGGAAGTGGTGAGGACATTGTTTAATCTTCCAACTGAAATCAAGAAACGCAACAAAGATGTAATTGCAGGATCTGGGTACATGGCTCCTAGTGAAAAAAACCCTCTTTATGAAGCTTTGGGTCTCTATGATATGTCTTGTCCTGAAGATGTAGATGAGTTTTGTACTCAGTTGGATGCATCTCCACACCAAAG AGAGACAATCAAGAAGTATGCTGCAGCAATTAATGGACTAATGATGGACATTCTGCGAAAGATGAGTGAAGGGTTGGGACTGCCAAATGTTTCCTTTGAGGATTGGCCTTGTCAGTTTAGGATTAACAAGTACCACTTCACCCCAGAAGCTGTAGGTTCCTCTGGGGTTCAGATACACACAGACTCAGGATTCCTTACTATTCTACAGGATGATGAAAGCGTTGGCGGTCTTGAGGTCATGAAGAAGTCTGGTGAATTTGTAGCAGTTGATCCTTGGCCAAACACCCTCCTTGTGAATCTTGGAGACATAGGCACG GTATGGAGCAATGGAAGATTACACACAGTCAAGCATAGAGTGATATGCAAGGAAGCAAAACTACGGGTGTCTATTGCTTCATTCCTCTTGGGACCAAGGGACACAGCAGTGGAACCACCACCTGAGCTGGTGGATGCTGAACACCCCCGTATCTATGCTCCTTTCACTTTCACTGATTATAGGAAGCTCCGTTTATCAACAAAGTTGCAGGCGGGGGAAACTCTTGATCTTATGCGCActaacttgtaa
- the LOC125846462 gene encoding 2-oxoglutarate-dependent dioxygenase DAO-like — protein sequence METENLVPVIDLQDFPRQSSKLIWACEEWGCFRILNHDKILPVSLMAEMKEVVRTLFDLPIEIKKRNKDVLAGSGYMAPSEKNPLYEAFGLYDMSCAEDLDEFCTQLDASPHQRETIKQYAAAINGLMMDVLYKMGEGLGLPNVSFEDWPCQFRINKYNFTPEVVGSSGVQIHTDSAFLTILQDDESVGGLEVMKKSGEFVAVDPWPNTLLVNIGDIGTVWSNGRLYSVKHRVICKEAKLRVSIASFILGPRDTAVEPPPELVDAEHPRIYVPFTFIDYRELRLSTKLQAGETLDLMRTNL from the exons atggagACTGAAAATTTAGTGCCAGTAATTGATTTACAGGATTTTCCAAGGCAATCATCCAAGTTGATTTGGGCGTGTGAAGAATGGGGTTGTTTCAGAATTTTGAACCATGATAAAATCCTTCCAGTTTCACTCATGGCAGAGATGAAGGAAGTGGTGAGGACATTGTTTGATCTTccaattgaaatcaagaaaCGCAACAAGGATGTACTTGCAGGATCTGGATACATGGCTCCTAGTGAAAAAAACCCTCTTTATGAAGCGTTTGGTCTCTATGATATGTCTTGTGCTGAAGATTTAGATGAGTTTTGTACTCAGTTGGATGCATCTCCACATCAAAG AGAGACAATCAAGCAGTATGCTGCAGCAATTAATGGACTAATGATGGACGTTCTGTATAAGATGGGTGAAGGGTTGGGACTGCCAAATGTTTCCTTTGAGGATTGGCCTTGTCAGTTTAGGATTAACAAGTACAACTTCACCCCAGAAGTTGTAGGTTCCTCTGGGGTTCAGATACACACAGACTCGGCATTCCTTACTATTCTACAGGATGATGAAAGCGTTGGTGGTCTTGAGGTCATGAAGAAGTCTGGTGAATTTGTAGCAGTTGATCCTTGGCCAAACACCCTCCTTGTGAATATTGGAGACATAGGCACG GTATGGAGCAATGGAAGATTATACTCTGTCAAGCATAGAGTGATATGCAAGGAAGCAAAACTCCGGGTGTCTATTGCTTCATTCATCTTGGGACCAAGGGACACAGCAGTGGAACCACCACCTGAGCTGGTAGATGCTGAACACCCCCGTATCTATGTTCCTTTCACTTTCATTGATTATAGGGAGCTCCGTTTATCAACAAAGTTACAGGCGGGGGAAACTCTTGATCTTATGCGCACTAACTTGTAA
- the LOC125846445 gene encoding probable L-type lectin-domain containing receptor kinase S.5, which yields MGLLTPKTLTIFIFLFSLLHLKLQAQKMEHYNLEYASFDQTFFDIFEVESPATISNAALQVTPDSASSDFNLNNNSGRILFKRPFKLWDGDVLDNKTRVASFNSSFLVNIYRPNNETAAEGLTFLISPDLEKPDNSQGQYLGLTNGTTDGKSSNKVVAVELDTSKQSFDPDGNHIGIDVHSVRSVKVESLTPHGIELAPMGARFYNVWIQYDGIKKVLDVYIVEQAQKNGSTPPIPKTPILTYNLDLKEHVNQESYFGFSASTGTNYQLNCVLRWNLTVEYFPEKKNPWLKIVLGVGIPVVVFLILAAAYLGYCYHKKRIDRSQSNILGALKSLPGTPQEFQFKALKKATNNFDEKNKLGQGGYGVVYRGFLAGEENKDIAVKWFSRESIKGQDDFLAELTIINRLRHKHLVKLLGWCHKNGKLLLVYEYMPNGSLDMHLFAGPDKEPLSWNVRYKIVQGVASALHYLHNEYDQRVVHRDLKASNIMLDSKFNARLGDFGLARALDNERTSYAEAEGVLGTMGYIAPECFHTGKATQQSDVYAFGAVLLEVVCGQRPGTRINGFQFFVDWVWYLHRDGRILEAVDPRLGGDYVADEAKKLLLLGLACAHPIATDRPKTQAIVQIISGSAPAPEVPPFKPAFVWPSMMPIDIDSSVMDTTSITTSQFNSGWSLDYQSRETPTYADHSLV from the exons ATGGGATTGTTAACACCAAAAACACTCACCATTTTCATCTTTCTCTTCTCTTTACTACACCTCAAACTTCAAGCTCAAAAAATGGAACATTACAACCTAGAATATGCATCTTTTGATCAAACTTTCTTTGACATCTTTGAAGTTGAAAGTCCTGCAACAATCAGTAACGCTGCTCTCCAAGTAACCCCTGATTCTGCTTCTTCAGATTTCAATCTCAACAATAACTCAGGAAGAATCCTCTTTAAGCGACCATTTAAGCTCTGGGATGGTGATGTTTTAGACAATAAAACAAGGGTTGCATCTTTCAACTCTTCTTTTCTTGTCAACATTTACAGACCAAATAATGAAACAGCTGCTGAAGGGTTAACATTCTTGATTTCACCAGATTTGGAGAAGCCAGATAATAGCCAGGGCCAGTATTTAGGGTTAACAAATGGTACTACAGATGGGAAATCTAGTAACAAAGTTGTTGCTGTTGAGCTTGATACTTCTAAACAGAGCTTTGACCCTGATGGTAACCATATAGGTATTGACGTTCATAGTGTTAGATCTGTAAAGGTTGAATCTTTAACACCCCATGGTATAGAACTTGCTCCTATGGGTGCAAGATTCTATAATGTTTGGATACAATATGATGGAATCAAGAAAGTTCTTGATGTTTATATTGTTGAACAAGCACAGAAAAATGGGTCTACCCCACCTATAccaaaaacccccattttaaCATATAATCTTGATTTGAAAGAACATGTAAATCAAGAATCATATTTTGGGTTTTCTGCATCAACTGGGACTAACTACCAACTCAACTGTGTATTGAGATGGAACTTAACAGTTGAGTATTTCCCAGAAAAGAAAAATCCTTGGTTGAAGATTGTTTTAGGTGTTGGGATTCCTGTAGTGGTGTTTTTGATTCTTGCCGCGGCGTATTTAGGGTATTGTTATCATAAGAAAAGGATTGATAGGTCACAGTCTAACATATTGGGTGCACTCAAGAGTTTGCCTGGAACACCACAAGAGTTTCAGTTTAAGGCTTTGAAGAAAGCTACAAACAATTTTGATGAAAAGAATAAGCTTGGGCAAGGAGGATATGGAGTTGTTTACAGAGGATTTTTAGCTGGTGAGGAGAACAAAGATATTGCTGTCAAATGGTTTTCTAGGGAAAGCATCAAAGGGCAAGATGATTTCTTGGCTGAGCTTACTATTATCAATCGTCTTCGACATAAACATCTTGTCAAATTGCTTG GATGGTGTCACAAGAATGGAAAGTTACTGCTTGTATATGAATACATGCCTAATGGCAGTCTAGATATGCACCTCTTTGCGGGTCCAGATAAAGAGCCGTTGAGCTGGAACGTCCGCTACAAGATTGTGCAAGGTGTTGCCTCAGCATTGCACTATCTGCACAATGAGTATGACCAGAGGGTGGTCCATCGCGACCTGAAGGCGAGTAACATCATGCTTGACTCAAAGTTCAATGCGCGCCTTGGGGACTTTGGCCTTGCGCGGGCACTTGACAACGAAAGGACCTCGTATGCTGAGGCAGAAGGAGTGCTTGGCACAATGGGATACATTGCACCAGAGTGTTTCCACACAGGGAAAGCCACACAGCAATCTGATGTATACGCGTTTGGGGCAGTGTTGTTGGAAGTTGTATGTGGCCAGAGACCTGGAACCAGGATTAATGgctttcaattttttgttgattggGTTTGGTACTTGCACCGCGATGGCCGTATCTTGGAAGCTGTTGATCCAAGGCTTGGAGGTGACTATGTTGCTGATGAAGCAAAGAAACTTCTACTGCTTGGTTTGGCTTGTGCACATCCTATAGCTACTGATAGGCCTAAAACACAGGCAATAGTTCAGATTATATCAGGGTCAGCACCAGCACCAGAAGTTCCACCATTCAAGCCAGCATTTGTGTGGCCATCAATGATGCCAATTGACATAGACTCAAGTGTTATGGACACAACATCCATTACTACTTCTCAATTCAATTCAGGATGGAGTCTTGACTATCAAAGCAGGGAGACCCCAACATATGCAGACCACTCTTTGGTGTAG